In Spirosoma pollinicola, the genomic window TACTGGCTTTAGTTACGCTGAAGTTGCGATAGGCATGATTTCTCATTATCCCCTTGTTTTTCAGGTCAATATCTCCTATATTTGCACTCCCGTTTCAGGACGGGCCTGTTTTTTATGCAGGTAAGTATTTATAAATCAAACAATTAGTCTCCATAACAGTGAATACGCTCAGTTACAAAACCATCTCTGCCAACAAAGAAACGGTGCAGAAGGAATGGATTGTGGTTGACGCTCAGGGTGAGGTGCTCGGTCGGCTGGCCAGCAACATCGCACGTCTGATTCGCGGCAAACACAAAACCAACTTCACTCCACACGTTGACTGCGGAGATAACGTGATTGTCATCAATGCCGATAAGGTTCGCCTTACAGGTGCCAAGATGACCGACAAAGTCTACGTCCGCCACACAGGCTATCCTGGTGGTCAACGGTTCGCATCGCCCCGGTTGCTGCTTGAAAAACATCCAGAGCGCGTTATCGAACACGCCGTAAAAGGTATGTTACCGAAAAATCGGCTTGGTCGTCGGCTGTACACCAACCTGTACGTTTACGCTGGTGGTCAACACCCGC contains:
- the rplM gene encoding 50S ribosomal protein L13, which produces MNTLSYKTISANKETVQKEWIVVDAQGEVLGRLASNIARLIRGKHKTNFTPHVDCGDNVIVINADKVRLTGAKMTDKVYVRHTGYPGGQRFASPRLLLEKHPERVIEHAVKGMLPKNRLGRRLYTNLYVYAGGQHPHEAQQPTAVKF